One part of the Vicia villosa cultivar HV-30 ecotype Madison, WI linkage group LG6, Vvil1.0, whole genome shotgun sequence genome encodes these proteins:
- the LOC131612744 gene encoding auxin-responsive protein IAA20-like, with translation MRKSNTSNSSSSISSNTNNHLFISTASSLNTHQQQLPTDLSLGLTISNTQHFHLGSSNSRQWQQNYDYNDHGSFFVKVYMEGIPIGRKLNILAHQSYHELVNTLEHMFDTTILWGNEMDEVQPERCHVLTYEDEEGDLVMVGDVPWEMFLSTVKRLKITRVNTYGC, from the exons ATGAGAAAATCCAACACTTCAAATTCCTCTTCTTCTATTAGCAGCAACACCAACAACCATCTTTTCATTTCAACTGCATCCTCTCTCAATACACATCAACAACAACTTCCCACAGATCTTAGCCTTGGACTCACCATTTCCAACACTCAACATTTTCATCTTGGTTCCTCTAATTCAAG GCAATGGCAACAAAACTATGATTACAATGATCATGGTAGCTTCTTTGTGAAAGTGTATATGGAAGGCATTCCAATTGGTAGAAAACTCAATATACTTGCTCATCAAAGTTACCATGAGTTAGTCAACACTCTTGAACACATGTTTGACACTACCATTCTAT GGGGAAATGAGATGGATGAAGTGCAACCAGAAAGATGTCATGTGTTAACttatgaagatgaagaaggagaTTTGGTTATGGTTGGTGATGTTCCTTGGGA GATGTTTTTGTCCACTGTGAAGAGGTTGAAGATCACAAGAGTTAATACATATGGATGTTAG